The Prevotella sp. E9-3 genome has a window encoding:
- the argB gene encoding acetylglutamate kinase, translating to MKEKLTIVKVGGAVVEDEAQLKQLLTDFAAIQGRKVLVHGGGRRATQVAARLGIESQMVGGRRITDEQMLEVVTMVYGGLVNKHVVAMLQAAGVSAIGLTGADGDVIRSHRRPIKDGIDYGFVGDVDKVENKTLQRLVEGGMVPVLAPLTHDGQGNMLNTNADTIASEAAKALAELYDVTLIYSFEKKGVLSNPDDDESVIPTITRTDFERYKADGTISGGMLPKIENALAAIESGVSRVIITLATQIDGNHGTVIH from the coding sequence ATGAAAGAGAAACTGACTATTGTGAAAGTGGGTGGTGCCGTTGTTGAAGACGAGGCACAGCTCAAACAGTTGTTGACCGATTTTGCTGCCATCCAGGGCCGTAAGGTGCTGGTACATGGCGGAGGCCGAAGAGCCACACAGGTGGCTGCCCGTCTGGGTATTGAGTCACAGATGGTGGGCGGACGCCGCATCACCGACGAGCAGATGCTTGAAGTGGTGACGATGGTCTATGGCGGACTGGTAAACAAACATGTGGTGGCTATGCTACAGGCAGCTGGCGTGAGTGCCATCGGACTGACTGGTGCCGATGGTGATGTGATCCGTTCGCACCGCCGTCCTATTAAGGATGGGATAGACTACGGTTTTGTGGGCGATGTTGATAAGGTAGAGAACAAAACCCTTCAGCGACTCGTTGAAGGTGGTATGGTGCCGGTGCTGGCTCCACTCACCCACGACGGACAGGGAAATATGCTGAACACCAATGCCGATACCATTGCCAGCGAGGCTGCCAAGGCACTGGCCGAACTCTACGATGTGACCCTTATCTATTCGTTCGAGAAGAAAGGCGTGCTCAGTAATCCCGACGATGACGAGTCGGTAATCCCTACTATCACCCGTACTGATTTCGAACGCTACAAGGCCGATGGCACCATTTCGGGCGGTATGCTTCCGAAGATAGAGAATGCCCTTGCTGCAATAGAATCGGGAGTGAGTCGCGTTATAATAACTCTTGCCACTCAGATTGATGGCAATCACGGAACAGTGATTCATTAA
- a CDS encoding TonB-dependent receptor has protein sequence MKRLFFLCALLSAMTAEAVENHDAKLTAAQPVDSLQLVELQDVQVRSTRASKKTPMAFSNMNRDQIKQVNYGQDIPFILSMTPSVITTSDAGNGIGYTTMRVRGTAPERMNITANGIPMNDAESNQVFWVNMGDFASSLQSLQLQRGVGSSTNGAGAFGATLNMQTESIGQPYAAVDFSGGSYYTNKETVRFSTGLPDEGHWGLQGRLSHIGSKGYIDRAETQLYSYFLQYGYFDDDRAVKFITWNGEEQTYHAWDFASHYAQDTYGRTYNPCGYMYDDANGNPVYYKDQTDNYHQQNYQILWNERLSNVLSLNAALHYTRGDGYYEQFKGNKKLGDYMPLTAAEKGMKSDLVRQKKMANDFYGAIASLVYDNRKGLDLTVGGGWNKYDGDHFGRVTYLSNAPASYYDGFEYYRNNAQKTDANVYGKVNYEFLRGLSAYVDLQYRHVGLKMQEPGDWYGLNVDGKYIIDEKYDFLNPKFGLNYQLSPAHRLYASYAIAHKEPVRNNFENNYNAGLENPRAERLNDLEVGYQLTLPRFSAGVNAYWMDYKDQFVLTGEIDAIGEAITRNLPKSYRMGVEVEAAWQPVDWFRWDANATFSKNRVKEIAVLLDDYTTTVTLDSEKPLAFSPDLIFNNIFTLSYNGFRAALQSQYVSDQYLTNTGFKEMLCQDADGNDCYETLLLKKHFTTNIDLSYTFALKALALKEATVGVTLYNVTSAKFDNNGWAAPQYQQAADGSVKAVNTWGVRDDEAVGFAPSAPFHFLAHLSLNF, from the coding sequence ATGAAAAGATTGTTTTTTCTCTGTGCGCTGTTGAGCGCAATGACAGCCGAGGCTGTTGAAAATCATGATGCGAAGCTGACCGCAGCTCAGCCCGTTGACTCATTGCAATTGGTAGAACTTCAGGATGTTCAGGTACGTTCCACACGTGCTTCAAAGAAGACGCCAATGGCATTCTCCAATATGAACCGTGATCAGATTAAGCAGGTGAACTACGGTCAGGATATACCTTTTATCCTGTCAATGACCCCCAGCGTCATCACTACCAGCGATGCCGGCAACGGTATTGGCTATACCACCATGCGTGTGCGTGGTACCGCTCCCGAGCGTATGAACATCACCGCCAATGGCATTCCTATGAACGATGCCGAAAGCAATCAGGTGTTCTGGGTGAACATGGGCGATTTCGCCTCCAGCTTGCAGTCCTTGCAGCTTCAGCGTGGTGTAGGCTCTTCAACCAATGGTGCCGGTGCCTTCGGTGCCACCCTGAACATGCAGACTGAGAGTATCGGTCAGCCCTATGCTGCCGTCGATTTCAGCGGTGGCTCCTATTATACGAATAAGGAGACTGTGCGATTCTCAACCGGACTGCCCGATGAGGGGCACTGGGGCTTGCAGGGCCGCTTGTCGCACATTGGCTCTAAAGGCTATATAGACCGTGCCGAGACCCAGCTCTACAGCTATTTCCTGCAGTATGGCTATTTCGATGATGACCGTGCCGTGAAATTCATTACCTGGAACGGCGAAGAGCAGACCTATCATGCCTGGGACTTTGCCTCTCACTATGCACAGGATACTTATGGCCGCACCTACAATCCCTGTGGCTATATGTATGATGATGCCAACGGCAATCCCGTTTACTATAAGGACCAGACCGATAATTACCACCAGCAGAACTACCAGATTCTTTGGAACGAGCGCCTCTCGAATGTGCTCTCGCTCAATGCTGCCCTCCACTATACCCGTGGCGACGGCTATTATGAGCAGTTCAAAGGCAACAAGAAACTGGGCGACTACATGCCCCTTACCGCTGCCGAAAAAGGAATGAAGAGCGACCTGGTGCGCCAGAAGAAGATGGCCAATGATTTCTATGGTGCTATTGCCTCACTGGTCTATGACAACCGTAAGGGCCTCGACCTCACAGTGGGTGGCGGCTGGAACAAGTACGACGGCGACCACTTTGGCCGTGTCACCTATCTCTCCAATGCACCGGCCAGCTATTACGACGGTTTCGAATACTACCGTAACAACGCTCAGAAAACCGATGCCAACGTATATGGAAAGGTGAACTACGAGTTCCTTCGTGGCTTGAGCGCTTATGTTGACCTTCAGTACCGTCATGTAGGTCTGAAGATGCAGGAGCCAGGCGACTGGTACGGACTGAATGTTGATGGCAAGTATATCATCGACGAGAAATATGATTTCCTCAATCCAAAGTTCGGACTGAACTATCAGCTGTCGCCCGCTCATCGTCTCTATGCTTCTTATGCCATTGCTCATAAGGAGCCCGTGCGCAACAATTTCGAAAACAACTACAATGCCGGTTTGGAGAATCCCCGTGCCGAACGTCTCAACGACCTCGAAGTGGGCTATCAGCTCACCCTTCCCCGTTTCAGCGCTGGCGTGAATGCCTATTGGATGGACTATAAAGACCAGTTTGTACTCACCGGTGAGATTGATGCCATCGGCGAAGCCATCACCCGTAACCTGCCCAAGAGCTATCGCATGGGCGTAGAGGTGGAAGCCGCCTGGCAGCCTGTCGATTGGTTCCGTTGGGATGCCAATGCCACCTTCTCAAAGAACCGTGTGAAAGAGATTGCCGTTCTGCTCGACGACTATACCACCACGGTGACCCTCGACAGTGAAAAGCCATTGGCCTTCTCGCCCGATCTGATCTTCAACAATATCTTCACCCTCTCTTACAACGGATTCCGTGCTGCCCTGCAGAGTCAGTATGTGAGCGATCAGTACCTCACCAACACTGGCTTCAAGGAAATGCTCTGTCAGGATGCCGACGGCAATGACTGCTATGAGACCCTTTTGCTGAAGAAACATTTCACCACCAACATCGACCTCAGCTATACCTTTGCCCTGAAGGCACTGGCCCTGAAAGAGGCAACGGTGGGTGTGACTCTCTACAACGTGACCAGCGCCAAGTTTGACAACAACGGCTGGGCTGCTCCACAGTATCAGCAGGCTGCCGACGGAAGCGTGAAGGCTGTCAACACCTGGGGCGTGCGTGACGATGAGGCCGTAGGCTTTGCACCTTCAGCACCCTTCCACTTCCTTGCACATCTCTCTCTTAATTTTTAA
- the pnuC gene encoding nicotinamide riboside transporter PnuC produces the protein MNIDWLDLTTTILGLIYIWLEYRAHIALWVVGIVMPALDVILYWQHGLYGDAGMAVYYTLAAVYGLLFWKFKKTKKLKRELPIIYMPKKYYLRVAVFFFVAWAATYYILIKWTNSTVPVLDSFTNALSFVGLWALARKFIEQWFFWMIVDAVCTVLYIQKGIPFKAGLYGLYVVIAVMGYLKWKSIMINQPRNEIS, from the coding sequence ATGAATATAGATTGGCTTGATTTGACGACCACGATACTCGGCCTGATTTACATCTGGCTCGAGTATCGTGCTCACATTGCACTCTGGGTGGTAGGCATAGTGATGCCGGCACTCGATGTTATTCTCTACTGGCAACACGGTCTCTATGGCGATGCCGGTATGGCCGTTTACTACACTCTGGCAGCCGTCTATGGACTGCTGTTCTGGAAATTCAAGAAAACAAAAAAACTGAAGCGTGAGCTTCCTATTATCTATATGCCGAAGAAATACTACCTGCGAGTGGCTGTATTCTTCTTCGTGGCTTGGGCGGCCACCTATTATATATTAATAAAGTGGACCAACTCAACGGTGCCCGTGCTCGATTCTTTTACCAATGCCCTCTCGTTTGTGGGACTATGGGCTTTGGCGCGTAAGTTCATCGAGCAGTGGTTCTTCTGGATGATTGTCGATGCCGTGTGCACCGTACTCTATATCCAGAAGGGCATTCCCTTCAAAGCAGGCCTCTACGGCCTTTATGTAGTCATAGCCGTGATGGGCTATTTAAAATGGAAAAGTATAATGATTAATCAGCCAAGAAATGAAATTTCCTGA
- a CDS encoding thiamine diphosphokinase, whose amino-acid sequence MKFPDIREQFPFDAVVLANGEQPAHDVPLNILREAPYVVCCDGAIQHCDWADAVVGDCDSIPSWAREEYDIIYHEEDDQEENDLTKATRFCLSEGFTRLVFLGATGMREDHAMGNISLLMRYARELQVQGLMATNYGWFVPVIHSGSADDSSKDARPVPVTHEFASFPGQQVSIFNFGCTQLNTDGLRYDGYPFVSLWQGTLNEATADSFRITADGDFLVFRTYEGK is encoded by the coding sequence ATGAAATTTCCTGACATTCGTGAACAGTTTCCCTTTGATGCAGTGGTGTTGGCCAATGGCGAGCAGCCTGCACATGATGTACCTCTGAACATATTGCGCGAAGCCCCTTATGTGGTCTGTTGCGATGGTGCCATTCAGCACTGCGACTGGGCCGATGCCGTGGTGGGCGACTGCGACAGCATACCCTCGTGGGCGCGCGAGGAGTACGATATTATCTACCATGAAGAAGACGATCAGGAAGAGAACGACCTGACCAAGGCCACCCGCTTCTGCCTCTCCGAGGGATTCACCCGTTTGGTGTTCCTTGGCGCCACCGGAATGCGCGAAGACCATGCCATGGGCAACATATCGTTGCTCATGCGCTATGCACGCGAGCTGCAGGTGCAGGGCCTGATGGCCACCAACTACGGTTGGTTTGTGCCCGTGATTCACAGCGGCAGTGCCGATGATTCTTCAAAGGATGCACGGCCTGTCCCTGTGACTCATGAGTTTGCTTCTTTCCCTGGTCAGCAAGTCAGCATTTTCAATTTCGGTTGCACTCAGCTAAACACTGATGGCCTGCGCTATGATGGCTATCCCTTCGTCTCGCTGTGGCAGGGCACGCTCAACGAAGCCACCGCCGACAGTTTCCGCATCACGGCCGACGGCGATTTCCTCGTTTTCCGTACCTACGAAGGGAAATAG
- a CDS encoding TlpA disulfide reductase family protein, translating into MNLKNGEKIVLKQWTKDGWSIKDSTIVLNSTFQFTIAEQSSFALISSEKYESEVFLHGDTIRLSLDSIPTVNGDELVLNYATIYRNLLKKERIKNIVIDRCHDVLDCEDLENQVFWDTQQMICSEIKDEIKNDLGLSLLKRHIEWIEAEDLIAILEHADSTRSSFPPIPLDYDLDFHLSQTVASIRTDSAICNTIRKKIIPYQEFLQFFEQRPWKQLEGAEPVDLQLVDMNGGKLTLLDVLRRSGKSTFLLEFWASWCGPCHLQFDIIEKVRQQHPEIEVIGISLDDYQQVWIDDIKENDLKWSQYRLQNKADVNSSYKVFGIPHIVMIENNTITFSGHGEIHSEILKKK; encoded by the coding sequence ATGAATCTGAAGAATGGAGAAAAAATAGTCTTGAAGCAATGGACTAAGGATGGTTGGAGTATAAAGGATAGTACAATCGTATTAAACTCGACGTTTCAATTTACCATTGCCGAACAATCATCGTTTGCTCTTATATCAAGTGAGAAATATGAGAGTGAAGTGTTCTTGCACGGAGACACAATCCGTCTATCCCTGGATTCTATACCTACAGTGAATGGAGACGAATTAGTACTTAATTACGCTACTATTTATCGTAATCTGCTCAAAAAAGAGCGCATAAAGAATATCGTTATCGATCGGTGCCATGATGTACTGGACTGTGAAGATCTTGAAAATCAGGTTTTCTGGGATACACAGCAAATGATTTGCTCTGAAATAAAAGATGAAATAAAGAACGACCTTGGACTTTCTTTGTTAAAGAGACACATAGAATGGATAGAAGCGGAAGACTTGATTGCTATATTGGAACATGCAGATTCTACGCGAAGTAGTTTTCCTCCCATTCCGCTTGACTATGATTTAGATTTTCATCTTTCGCAAACAGTAGCATCTATCAGAACAGATTCGGCGATATGTAATACTATAAGAAAGAAAATCATCCCATATCAAGAATTCCTTCAGTTCTTCGAGCAGCGACCATGGAAGCAATTGGAAGGAGCTGAACCTGTAGATCTACAGTTAGTAGATATGAACGGTGGCAAGCTAACCCTTTTGGACGTTTTAAGAAGAAGTGGAAAATCAACCTTTCTTTTAGAATTTTGGGCCTCATGGTGTGGGCCATGCCACCTGCAATTCGATATAATAGAAAAAGTACGCCAACAACATCCAGAAATCGAAGTTATAGGCATTTCACTTGACGACTATCAGCAAGTATGGATTGATGATATCAAGGAAAACGACCTGAAATGGTCGCAGTATCGTCTTCAGAATAAGGCTGATGTAAATAGTTCGTACAAAGTCTTTGGAATCCCCCATATTGTAATGATAGAAAACAATACCATTACATTTTCCGGACATGGCGAAATTCATTCAGAGATTTTGAAGAAAAAATGA
- a CDS encoding outer membrane beta-barrel protein, with protein MRNLVLVIVLVCNILSVFAQGKEHPVQGYVIDNFTGENIPDVTVTLLTADSTVVSNTTIYNVPEMPEFTGRYSLNIPAVGKYILKASCIGYKTTYMNIALRSNREHAILPKPIRMVKVVTDLPEVVVRPTKIKMIYSGDTIIYNADAFKVAEGSMLDALIGQLPGTRITKDGQITVNGQFVESLLLNGRDFFNGNPRIALDNLPAYTIGKIKVYHQRDEKSLNSNNGKSPMVMDVHLKKEYATGYLGNAEVGTGTEKRYQVRGIGMKFSDLSRTVAFTNMNNLNDNRRAGYGGEWNPSDMPAGQQTEKSAGINYMYYLDRESSFLTENTFSHSNHDLQTEKYIQTFLPQQESENRNKDFALSKYNNWKTHNQLRLRKEYYWSDSYIDASYQEKHVNNNNQTETWFDSSLLNHLYNLHKADSKTFSLNGSTGHYFRIIADMLRLNATIDYQRSQDTAFSLYDLRYTEGNARSDFRNTYLSTPNHRFNMSLKAGYDYCWGKQSITPSYQYDFQYEKTDNKQYRLDRLPVADSTAWDFLPSNLDDLQSVIDDHNSYLYREKTDNHTFELGYTNVIGGSGHLVISIPFRYATKELNAYRVNDYHVNRRALFTEPMLSLNLYPQNFSASLCLKYRQEMPRLTDMFDYKDDSNPLRIRLGNPDLRNIGHFDADVSAKYNWADTRYLYAKANYHIIRNAIAYGVELDPKTGVTTTTPENINGNWHVSGEMGYFTEMGKRKQFTLEEVFRPSFRHCADFTGINGVTGKTERKVRILALNNELKLTYHPSKSLSIGANTRIDWNLINDDQTTPQNISIFDYNCGMKATLDLPWKMQLTTDVNEYLHRGYQTSSMNTSELIWNASLTKSVAKGKLLFAFKAFDILKQQSIRSYVLNAKGRTETWTNTIPRYFMLSASWRFNKNPKKTR; from the coding sequence ATGCGTAATCTTGTGTTGGTCATAGTCCTCGTCTGTAACATTCTAAGTGTCTTTGCTCAAGGAAAAGAACATCCTGTACAGGGCTACGTGATAGACAACTTCACAGGTGAGAATATTCCTGATGTTACAGTAACATTGCTGACGGCCGACAGTACGGTCGTCAGCAATACAACCATATATAATGTTCCTGAAATGCCCGAATTCACAGGACGCTACAGCCTGAACATACCAGCAGTTGGAAAGTATATTTTGAAGGCAAGCTGTATAGGATACAAAACGACCTATATGAACATTGCTTTGCGCTCCAATCGTGAACATGCTATTCTTCCTAAACCCATCCGCATGGTGAAAGTTGTGACTGATTTGCCGGAAGTCGTTGTCAGACCAACAAAAATTAAAATGATATATAGCGGTGATACTATCATTTATAATGCTGATGCCTTCAAGGTTGCGGAAGGATCGATGTTAGATGCACTGATTGGACAATTGCCAGGAACACGTATTACAAAAGATGGACAAATAACTGTCAATGGCCAGTTTGTGGAAAGTTTACTGCTAAATGGACGGGATTTCTTTAATGGCAATCCGCGAATAGCCTTAGACAATTTGCCAGCTTATACCATAGGCAAGATAAAGGTGTATCACCAACGCGACGAGAAATCGCTCAACAGCAACAATGGAAAATCTCCTATGGTAATGGACGTACATCTGAAAAAAGAATATGCTACAGGATATCTGGGCAATGCAGAGGTTGGCACTGGAACGGAAAAGCGATATCAAGTGCGGGGCATTGGCATGAAGTTCAGCGATCTTTCACGCACGGTAGCTTTCACCAACATGAATAACCTTAATGATAACCGCCGTGCTGGATATGGCGGCGAATGGAATCCGTCAGATATGCCTGCAGGACAACAGACAGAGAAATCGGCAGGTATTAACTACATGTATTATCTTGACCGTGAATCGTCATTCCTTACAGAGAATACTTTCTCCCATAGCAATCACGACCTGCAGACTGAAAAATACATACAGACATTTCTGCCACAGCAGGAATCCGAAAACCGGAACAAGGATTTCGCCCTCAGCAAATACAACAATTGGAAAACCCACAACCAACTACGGTTGCGGAAAGAGTACTATTGGAGTGACAGTTATATAGATGCCTCCTATCAAGAAAAGCATGTCAATAATAATAACCAGACAGAGACTTGGTTTGACTCGTCTTTATTGAATCATCTGTATAATCTGCATAAAGCAGACAGCAAGACATTCTCATTGAACGGTAGCACCGGACATTATTTCCGTATCATTGCTGATATGTTGCGTTTAAATGCCACCATCGACTATCAACGCTCCCAGGACACGGCTTTCTCACTTTATGACTTGAGATATACCGAAGGAAATGCCCGCAGTGATTTTCGCAACACGTATCTTTCTACTCCCAATCATCGTTTCAATATGAGCCTGAAAGCCGGTTATGACTATTGCTGGGGAAAACAATCGATAACTCCGTCGTATCAATATGATTTTCAGTACGAAAAGACGGATAACAAGCAATACCGATTAGACAGGCTGCCTGTAGCGGATAGTACTGCATGGGACTTTCTTCCTTCTAACCTTGACGATCTGCAATCAGTAATTGATGATCACAATAGCTATCTTTACCGTGAGAAAACGGATAATCATACATTCGAACTGGGATATACAAACGTTATTGGCGGCTCAGGCCATCTGGTAATAAGCATCCCATTCAGATATGCTACGAAGGAGTTAAATGCATATCGTGTAAATGACTATCATGTAAACAGGAGAGCATTATTCACAGAACCAATGTTATCATTAAATCTGTATCCTCAAAACTTTTCTGCATCATTATGTCTCAAATATAGGCAGGAGATGCCGCGATTGACCGACATGTTCGATTATAAGGACGACAGCAACCCTTTAAGAATCAGATTGGGCAATCCGGACTTGCGCAATATTGGGCATTTCGATGCTGATGTCAGCGCTAAATATAATTGGGCAGACACACGGTATCTTTATGCAAAAGCGAATTATCACATCATCCGAAATGCTATTGCATATGGTGTTGAGCTCGACCCAAAAACAGGCGTTACCACAACTACTCCTGAGAATATAAATGGAAACTGGCATGTCAGTGGCGAGATGGGCTATTTCACAGAAATGGGTAAACGAAAACAGTTTACATTAGAGGAAGTCTTTAGACCTTCATTCAGGCATTGTGCCGATTTTACGGGCATCAACGGGGTTACAGGAAAAACGGAAAGAAAAGTAAGAATCTTGGCACTTAACAATGAATTAAAGCTGACTTATCATCCCAGCAAATCCCTTTCTATAGGAGCGAATACGAGAATTGACTGGAACCTGATTAACGACGACCAGACTACTCCTCAAAATATTAGTATTTTCGACTATAATTGTGGGATGAAAGCCACACTTGATCTGCCTTGGAAGATGCAACTCACCACCGACGTTAATGAATACCTGCACCGCGGCTATCAAACTTCGAGTATGAACACGAGTGAACTGATCTGGAATGCGAGTCTGACTAAAAGTGTGGCTAAAGGCAAACTCCTCTTTGCTTTCAAGGCTTTCGATATTCTCAAACAGCAGAGCATCCGTTCCTACGTGTTAAACGCAAAAGGACGCACGGAAACCTGGACCAATACAATTCCAAGATATTTCATGCTCAGTGCCTCATGGCGGTTCAACAAAAATCCGAAGAAAACAAGATGA
- a CDS encoding phosphatase PAP2 family protein translates to MALTTKKGLYPFEWVMIGYALLTGVLMLFTYTRLQNPESMIWMRVQSIAITLGLWGVYRMLPCRLTILFRVLGQVALLGSWYPDTYEFNRMLPNLDHVFATWEQQFFGFQPALLFSQKFSSPVVSELLTLGYVSYYPLMIIVPLFYFFWRYKDFTRASFVMLTSFFLFYVIFIFLPVAGPQYYYLAAGVDQISQGIFPNIGHYFETHSEAMPSPGYTDGIFYKLLVVAHEAGERPTAAFPSSHVGIMVVLLCQAWATKNRLFFWSLVPFGVLMFFATFYIQAHYAIDAIAGVFIGLIMYFTLNTTYKYLIRK, encoded by the coding sequence ATGGCTTTAACTACAAAAAAAGGACTGTACCCCTTTGAATGGGTCATGATCGGGTATGCCTTGCTCACGGGTGTGCTGATGCTGTTCACCTATACCCGACTGCAGAATCCCGAGTCCATGATATGGATGCGCGTGCAGTCCATTGCCATCACCTTGGGTCTGTGGGGCGTTTACCGCATGCTGCCCTGCCGGCTCACCATCCTTTTCCGTGTACTGGGTCAGGTAGCCTTGTTAGGCTCATGGTACCCCGACACCTACGAGTTCAACCGCATGCTGCCCAATCTGGACCATGTGTTTGCCACTTGGGAACAGCAGTTCTTCGGTTTTCAGCCCGCCCTGCTATTCAGTCAGAAGTTCAGCAGTCCCGTGGTGAGCGAACTGCTCACGCTGGGCTATGTGAGCTATTATCCGCTGATGATCATAGTGCCGCTGTTTTATTTCTTCTGGCGCTACAAAGATTTCACCCGAGCATCGTTTGTCATGCTCACATCATTCTTCCTGTTCTATGTGATATTCATCTTCCTACCCGTTGCCGGACCGCAATACTACTATCTGGCAGCCGGAGTTGACCAGATATCGCAAGGCATATTTCCTAACATTGGTCACTATTTCGAAACCCATAGCGAGGCCATGCCAAGTCCGGGCTACACCGATGGTATCTTTTATAAACTATTGGTTGTTGCCCATGAGGCCGGCGAGCGTCCCACAGCCGCTTTCCCCAGCAGTCATGTAGGCATCATGGTAGTATTGCTCTGTCAGGCGTGGGCCACCAAGAACCGTCTGTTCTTCTGGTCGCTCGTACCCTTCGGCGTGCTGATGTTCTTCGCCACTTTCTATATTCAGGCCCACTATGCCATCGATGCCATAGCCGGCGTTTTCATCGGCCTCATCATGTATTTCACGCTGAACACCACTTACAAATACCTCATTAGAAAATAG
- a CDS encoding NAD(P)-dependent oxidoreductase, whose translation MRILITGASGFIGSFIVEEALRQGMDTWAAVRGSSSKQFLQDERIHFIELNLDSQQQLEQQLQGHTFDYVVHAAGVTKCLNSADFYRINTEGTKNLVRALIALNMPLKRFVYLSSLSIFGAIREKQPYEEIRETDTPHPNTDYGKSKLETERWMNESLELRMNDNVFPYVILRPTGVYGPRERDYFLMAKSIKQHSDFAVGYRQQDITFVYVQDVVQAVFLACDHGKTGRCYFLSDGEVYQSATFSNLIRKELGNPWWIRITAPIWVLRIVTWVGDKIGHITGKISALNNDKYHILKQRNWRCDIEPARQELGYNPEYNLKRGVPLTIKWYKENGWL comes from the coding sequence ATGAGAATATTAATCACCGGAGCTAGCGGTTTTATTGGTTCGTTCATTGTTGAAGAAGCTCTTCGACAGGGTATGGACACATGGGCTGCCGTGCGTGGAAGCAGTTCAAAACAGTTTCTGCAAGACGAGCGCATCCATTTCATTGAACTGAACCTTGACAGTCAGCAGCAGTTGGAACAACAGTTGCAAGGCCACACGTTCGACTATGTGGTTCATGCTGCCGGCGTAACGAAATGCCTTAACTCCGCCGACTTCTACCGTATCAATACCGAAGGAACCAAAAACCTGGTGCGTGCACTGATAGCCCTGAACATGCCTTTGAAACGTTTTGTATATCTCAGTTCGCTAAGCATTTTCGGTGCCATCCGTGAAAAGCAGCCCTATGAAGAGATACGCGAAACCGACACTCCACACCCCAACACCGACTACGGAAAGAGTAAGTTGGAAACCGAGCGCTGGATGAACGAGTCGTTGGAACTGAGAATGAACGATAACGTGTTTCCTTACGTCATACTACGCCCCACGGGAGTCTATGGCCCTCGCGAGCGCGACTATTTCCTGATGGCCAAGAGTATCAAGCAGCACAGCGACTTTGCCGTGGGCTACCGCCAACAGGACATCACCTTTGTCTATGTACAGGATGTGGTACAGGCGGTATTCCTGGCCTGCGACCACGGAAAGACCGGGCGCTGCTATTTCCTCAGCGACGGCGAGGTCTATCAGTCGGCCACATTCAGCAATCTGATTCGTAAGGAGTTGGGCAATCCCTGGTGGATTCGCATCACGGCACCTATCTGGGTACTGCGCATCGTGACATGGGTGGGCGACAAGATTGGGCACATAACGGGTAAGATCTCAGCCCTGAACAACGACAAATATCACATCCTGAAACAGCGCAACTGGCGTTGCGACATTGAACCGGCCCGCCAAGAACTGGGCTACAATCCCGAATATAATCTTAAAAGGGGCGTTCCCCTCACTATTAAATGGTACAAAGAAAACGGATGGCTTTAA